The genomic window CTTGCCCATAAAATTACTGGCCGTAGCCATACTCATCTTCCTGTTTGTAACCCAACAGGAATTTCTGAGCGGCCTGCAGTCCATTATCGTATCCGTAGGAGCCATTGTTACTTTTGGTGCACGTTTTTTCAATAATCCTTTTAAATCGGAGGCCAGTCCTGCCAAATAAACGGGGTTACTAAACCGGTGACTTGCAAGTTGTAGTTACGGATTTTGAAGCGCGTTAGTATCCGATAGGGCAATACGAGCAGGAAAGGAGGACAGATAACTATAACTAAGGTACTCGTTGTAGAATTTGAAAACTCTTTTTTACTTTTTTTGAAATCGAAGTGCTTGCATGATAAATTAGTTTTTTTAATAATTTACAACGGATCAATACAAGCATCGTATATATCATAATCGTTCCCTAAATACATGCTCTTCGCCCTGTGTTATTATTTGTAATTGCACAGGATTATCCAGTCCCTTTTAAATGTGTCCTGCAGTTATACGAGAGATTAAGGCTAAAACTCCGGGCGCGACCTGGATTCGCAGCCGGAGTTTTTGTTTATGTAAGCACTTGATATTGCATCCCCTGCAGGTCAAGCTCGCTAAGTATGTTAGTCAGTTGTGCCGAATCTTGCAGATTAAAGGTAATGGTTACTTGTACGTGCCCCACGGGAACGCTGGTAGTAGAGCGCTCATGTTCTATCTCATGGATATTGGCTTTCATCCTCTCTAAAATTGCGACAATTAATTTTAATTTCCCGGCTAAATCGGGTATCAGCACTTGTATGCGTGCGCGCATGCCATCGTCCATCACCCCTTTGTCTAATATTTGCTCCAATATGGACATGTTTATGTTTCCTCCACTTACCAAAGGCACAACTTTTCGTCCTTTGGTGTTGGTTTTATGAAACAATACGGCTGCCATTGCGGCCACGCCCGAGGGCTCGGTGAGTATTTTGGCGCGTTGGAGTAGCAGATATGCCGTGCGTGCCATTTCGGCATCGTTCACCACCACCAATTCGTCCACTAATTCGCGCACCACTTCCAGGGTCAGGTTTCCCGGCGATTTAACAGCAATGCCATCCGCTATGGTATTGGCCGAGTTAAGGGTAATAGCTTTCCCTTTTTCAACTGACAGCTTCATCGACTGTGCCCCGTCGGCTTCCACACCGATTATGCGTATGCGAGGGTTGAGTTGCTTTAAAGCAATGGCCATGCCGGCAATAAGACCGCCACCCCCTATAGGCACCAGCACATCGTCCACATCTCTTATCTGTTCAAATATCTCCAGTCCAATAGTGCCCTGACCGGCAATAATGTATGGATCGTTAAAAGGATGCACAAAGGTGGCGCCCGATTCCTTTCCGAAGGCTACTGCTGCTTTAAAAGCATCGTCGAAGCTGTCGCCGCTCAAAATAACCTCTGCACCATAGGCGCGCGTTGCGATAACTTTTAGCGGTGGGGCAAACTGAGGCATAAACACAGTGCTCTTAACGCCCAGACTCGAAGCCGCAAAGGCCACTCCCTGTGCATGATTACCTGCCGATGCACATAGCACGCCGTTGGCCTTTTCCTGCTCACTAAGATTTTTGATTTTGTAATAGGCACCCCTTACTTTAAAGGATCCCGTAGTTTGAAAATTTTCCAGCTTAAGATAAACATCCGAACCCGATAGGTTAGAGAAAGATTTGCTCCGCTCTAAGGGGGTGTGTTTTACAATGTTTTGTAATACGGATTGTGCATTGATTATGTCACTAAAACGGGGTAGGGAGTTCTTATTTTCGGAATATGGCATAGTTATATTTTTAAAGCTTGCATAAAGATACTAAGCCTTTTCGATTAATAAAGGGATTAATTCAAAATGCATGTTTTTTTCAGGCTAAGCGTATCGTATTTCTGTTGTCGCTCATTAAAAACAGAAGGGAGGCATACAAAATAATCGGTTTGGATACTTTTGAATAGTAACCGAAAAACTATCATCGCGCAACCTTTAAGGTATTTGTACGTCTTTATTATTGGGTTCTTAAATGCTAACCCTAATATAGCTCGTGCCAATTTTCATCGGTAATAATGATGATTTGTTATGTATATATTGAACTCCGGACAGATGCATATAACTTGCGAACGGCCTCCTGAAAAGTATTATTTGTCGCAAAGTACTGCGGAATTGGAGAAGCTCTTTCTTGTCAGGGAAACCTGTTATCTTACCCAAAAAACCAAAAATATGTACCTATCTAAAAAAATACTTAGCTGTTTATTTGTGTTGGTTATGCCATTTACCGCATGTCAGCACAGTGTTAGCCTTAGCACGAACGTAAGCGTAAATTTTGACTATTTGAAGGGTACCTGGTTACAAAAAGAAAGTGAAATCTTAACTTTTGTTGATTTTTATTCGCCCCATGAAGCACGTTTTGTGCATGCTGCTAATATGGAAGTGGTATACGATACTTTTTATTACGCAATAGAAGGTAATCAAATGTCTATCAAATGGAAACAATCAGAAGCACAAGAAACTCTGCATCAATTGACTAAAGTGGATGAACGTACTTTTAAGCTGTCCAACTTTACCGTTATCCCTGAAAATCCGGATATTTTCTATCTGAAAAAAGAAATCGTTACAGATACATTCAACGATACTATTGAAATAGCTACAGATAAAATATACTGTGATAAGGTGAACGGATTTTGTTTGCAGATGCTATCTGTACCTGCCGATTCCAGATGTCCCGAGGGTGCTGAATGTGTATGGGCCGGTGATGCACATGTTGTGTTTGATATGGTATTTGATAATAAGGGCGGTAGACAGCATTTCACCTTACATACCAATGCTGCATTCGCCACGGACACGCTTATAAACAATATCAGGCTTACACTCATTGAGTTACTTCCATACCCCGTTCTCAATCAAACGATCAAGCCAAAAGATTACATTGTTAAAGTAGTTGTGGAAAAGATAGAATAAGCACTATTTAACCTGAAATATTTACAAATTATCCGGGCTAAAATAAACTTCCTTGAACAAAACCCGTTGAAACGGGAACAATCTTATTTAGGGTAACATACCAAATGTAGCCTTTTACCTTGCTGTGCCCCATATCTTTAACCTGACGTACATATTGTGCTACCTGTTTTTCGTATTTGGGTTCCTGCTTGTCGCCAAACTTATAATCGATAACATGCACTTCCTTGTCCAGAAATACTACACGGTCGGGTCTGTAGGTGCCGCTTTTTGTTAAGATGGCATTTTCGGATTTTACCCGGTTAGCCGGATCGAACCAGGCTTTGGTTTCGGGTTTGCTGATGAGTGAGGCAATTTGTGTATTTAATATTTGCTTTTCATTTTCCGATAGTTTCCCTTCAAAAAGCATTTTTGTTAAAGCGCTATCGATATCTTTGGCAGTACGGATATATTCAAATGCTTCGTGCATTACCTTACCGTAGTTTATTTTGCTCTGCTTGCCATCTGTAGTAAAATAATCGTCGCTATCGGTTTTTATGGCTATTTGCACATCGTCCAGTAACTTATTAGTGAAAGGTTTTAGCACTTCGCTTACCATTTCACTTTTGTTGTTATTTCTCCCGGGTTTTGGTATTTCGCCGTAACACAACAGGCCGTTTTCTTTGTCCCAGTATTTTGCCAGGTCGATAAAGCCGGGTTGCTTGTTATACACCTGTTTGTCTATGGTCAGATACATTAAATCAGAAACACTTTTGAGTTGTTTTTTGTACGTTTTTGAAGGACCATCGCCGTAGGTGAGCAACACTTCGCAGCTGCGTGTGGTAGCAACATACAACAGGTTCAGACTGTCCACATATTGGTAAAGGCGTTCCTTAAAATAGTCCTCTTTAAATTGGGTGTTTTGCAGGCGCGATGTATAGGTTACGGGTAATAATGGTATTTGGTTAAAGGGCGTTTTATTGGGTCGGCACCATATAATGTTATTGTTTATTTCCGTGTCGAGTTTCCAGTTGCAGTAGGGGATCAGTACCACCTTAAACTCTAATCCCTTTGATTTGTGGATAGTCATAATTTTAATGGCTTCCTGATTGTCGGGAACGGCTACTGCTTCTGTTTTACCTTTGTCGTCCCACCACTCAATAAAGGCACTCAAATCGGGGAAGTAATCTTTAATAAACTGGTTGGTGCAGTTGATAAATGCTTGTATGTAGATACCTTGCTTTTCTTTAATATCAGGGGGTAGATTATAAGCCAGCATTTCAACCAGTTCCAACAGGGGTTTTTGCCGCTGTGTGAGCAGTTGATTTATCCACTCGTACGCCTGTTGCGCAAAACCTTTTTCTGTATCTAAATCAAATAACTTTCCCACCTCAATGGGCATTGTGTGCTCCGGTGCATGAAGCAGTTGATGGTTTAAAACCATTTCGGCCTTAAGAATAAGGTTGTTTGGGTTATGAAGATATTTAATTTGTGCCATCATAAAGTTAACGGCCGAGGAACCCGATAAAAATAAAGATTCGTTGGAAATGACCGGTATGCCGTTGCCGGATTCCGAATAGGTGCCTGAAAGTAGTGCGTTGGCAACGGTTTCCCCTTCGTCTTTTTTTCGTACTAAAACACAAAAATCGCTGTACCTGTATCCCTGAGCCACGAGTTTTTCAATATGCTGCACCATATCACTAAGCATGCGTTCATCGTAAGTCAGTGCTTTATCCGGGGCATAAAATCTTGCTCGTATATGTCCTTGGTTCGCAGCAAGGTTGGAGGGGGTGTGCTGATGCACATCGGCATAGGCTTGCGAAATTTTGTTGCCAAATTCAGCAATAAAGGCCTGGTCTTGTATGTGGTCGGCAAAAAGTGCATTAAAGTCGTTTTGGATGGCATGTGCACCCGAAACAAACAGGGTGTTATTAAAGGCTACGATATTGGAAAGGCTACGCCAGTTTTTGTCTAAGGATAGTGTTTGGCTACCGTATTGCGCAAAGTCGTGCTCCACGGCGTTGGCCAGCAGGTTCCAGTCGGAATTGCGCCAACGGTAAATCGATTGTTTTACATCGCCTACAATAAGGCTGGTTTGGTCCGTAGCCAATGAGTTTTCTATCAGCGGCTTAAAATTAAGCCATTGCAGCTTCGAGGTGTCCTGAAACTCGTCTATCATAAAATTCTGAAAGCGCGTACCCATCTTCTCATATATAAAAGGGGTGTCGTTTTGGTCAATTATTTTGTGCAGAAAATGTGATGAGTCGGCAATCAAAAAAATATTTTCGTCGCGACAGATGGCTTGTACTTCGCGGGCTATGTCGGCGATAATGCCAAGTGCAAAATAGTTTTGCGCGATAACCTTTGCCGTGTTATAGATTTCGAATTCACGCTCCAATAAATCAAGGGCTTTTTTAATTAAATTGTTGAGCGATGGATAGATATCGGCGATCTGCTGATTTATAGCTAGCGAATTTTCCTTGCGTCCCCATTTTTCGGGTTCGTCTATAATTTTAAGTAGGGTAGCGGTGGGTTCAAAATCGCGCAGTTCCTTCAGTTTTTCAAAATATTTAAGTGGTGTGCGGCTTTTGCCTGTAAAAGCATCATATGGTAATCCGCTTTTGCTTATCACACTGCTGCCTTGTTGTCCGATGTTCTGCATCTTTGCCTCAAAATCCTTTACTATCACTAGTATCTGATTAAGGTAATCCTGTAAGTGGGTTTTGTTGCCGATGCTGTTGAAAATATCACGACTCTCCAACTGAAAAAGCTCGTTAAATATTTCGGTTCCCAGGCTGTTTAGGTCGTTGCTCAGGTTCCAGCTTTTTCCCTGGCTGAGCTTTTGTTGTGCAAACCTTACCAGCCAATCTTTGAGGTGAGCATGCTCGGGTAAATCTATTTTCATCAACAGATGGTCTACGGCTTTTTGGAGGATACCTGAGGTGTTCAGTTCAATTTTAAAGCCACTCTCCAATCCCGCTTCACGAGCAAAGGAGCGTATGATACGTTGAAAAAAACTGTCGATGGTGCTTACGGAAAAATTGGAAAAATCGTGAAGTAAATAGCTCAGTAACACCTGTGCCTTCTTCCTTACTTCTCCTTCGTTCAGCTTAAATGCTGCCATTAAATCCGCTACGTAATCGTCTGTTTTATTTGTGGAAATCTCAAATAGTTTTTCCAGGATACGGCTTTTCATCTCGCCGGTAGCCTTATTGGTAAAGGTAACGGCTAATGTGTTGAGGTAACTATTGGGATTGGCGAATAGCAAAAAGAGATACTCTTTAGTAAGTGTAAATGTTTTGCCCGAACCGGCCGAAGCCCGGTATATTTTAAGTTGTGACATAAAGTGTCGAAGTTTTTATTTGGGTGTTAAGGTGTTATTCACCTGAAAATCTATCTTAACCCAATTACTAAGGATTATATAGTCCGCTGAAATATTCACTCAGTTTTGTTTTCCACTTCGCATCAAAGCCCAGGGATTCAGCCATATTAGGGATGATTTCTTTTAAGGGATCTAATATAGAGTTTTCGATCAGTGTTTTTGGTGGTACTATTATTTTAAGCGATAAAGGTTGAATTTGGATGGTGGCCTTGTTACCCAGCGATACGGGCTCGCCGTCGATATGGGCTTTGAGTTCTGTAGGATGTTCAATTTCAATCAGTTTGGCACGTACAACCTCATCTTTATCGTTTTTATTAAGTGATTTATCCAACAGACTCAATACCATGGCAGGTGCATTAATCTTGGCAAAATCGGGAATAATGCACACATCGATAAAGCCATCGTTAATTAGGGCATTGGGTGCTATGTGAATATTGTTACCATACTGTGAGGAGTTGGCAAAACTCACCAAAAAAGCCTTGCGGTTATATGTTTTGCCATCTATTTTTAGCTGATAACTTTCGGATTTATAACTCGCAAATTCGGAGGTTATCAGTTGTAAGTAACCCAGTGGGCCACGTAACCTCTTCCCTTCAAAATTATGGCTTATATGGGCATCAAAACCAATGCCTGCCACATTTACCGAGCAGTATTGGTTCACCTTCATGGTATCTATTCTTTTCTCCAAAAAACTATTTAGGCATTGAACGGCCTTGTTCATCCGCATGGGTATCTCCATGTAACGAGCCAATCCGTTGCCTGATCCGGCTGGCACAATGGCCAGGGCTGTATCGCTGCCCACCAGTTTAGACGCCACCTCGTTTACCGTTCCGTCGCCACCAACGGCCACCACGGCATGGTAACGTCCCACCGCTTGTCCGGCTAGCTCACGCGCATGCCCCTTGTACCGAGTGTAACTGATGTCAACCGATAAATTATCGTGGTCCAGATCGGTTTCAATAGAGCGCTCCACCGTTTTTTGTTTCCCTATGCCGGATACCGGGTTGATCAGAAAAAGAACTTTCTTTGTCATTCTTATGTATGGTTTACCAATTACAAATCTACAAAACAATGTTGAATAAGCGGATTGTTTTTATATTAGCGGTCAATATTATTTATATTTAAAATAAACCCCAAATTATTTGCACGATGGACGCTCTATTACAACTCGATGCACAATTGCTTTTATGGCTAAATTATTTTCATACTGCCTTTTTCGATAAGGCTTTTTGGCTCACCTCGGATACTTTGGTGTGGGTTCCCATGTATCTTGTGTTATTGTATGCCATCGTAAAAGGACAAAAATGGCAGAGCTGGATAACGGTGTTGGCACTGATTGTAATGGTGGTTTTGTGCGATCGTATTTCTACCGATATTTTTAAATATGGCTTTGAACGCTTGCGACCAACGCATGATGAGGAATTAAAAGATATTGTTAAAACGGTGTTCGGGTACCGGGGTGGTAAATTTGGTTTTGTGTCGTCGCATGCTACCAACACTATTGGCTTGGCTGTGTTTAGCTCTTTGTTGTTCCGCAATACATATTACACCGCATTTATGTTAATATGGTCTGTGCTTGTAAGTTATTCGCGCATTTATCTTGGCGTTCATTTTCCGGGTGATGTGATTGGTGGACTTTTACTGGGAGCATTGTTGGGTTACCTGGTTTATAAAGTATATCAGATAGTAATGACCCGATATGCCCAAGCGGGTCATTTAAAAAAGAAGGAAATAAAAAAACATATAGCAGCTACATTTAACCAACGCCAGATACATCAGATCATATTTACCGGTCTATTAACTTTTGTGCTGATATTGATATTTTCGAAGGTTATGCCCGTATAGTTTCTGTTGGCCCGATTATAAAAAGCCAAAAATGATATAATTCTTTTCAAAAATGATGTAACGCTCATTAAACGATTTCTTGCGTTATTTGTATCCTAAAATAATACAACTATGGAAGTAATGAGCTACCTACAACAATTCTTAACGGATTTTGCAATTATTATGAGCGAAATGTCGCCCTATTTATTATTGGGCTTTTTCTTTGCCGGCTTGTTGTATGCGTTTATGCCACGTCAAAAAATTGAGCAATACTTTAGTGGCAATGCGTTAAAGTCATCCGTTAGAGCCTCTATTTTCGGCATCCCGCTGCCCCTTTGCTCTTGCGGTGTTATCCCCACGGGCGCGGCGCTGTATAAAAACGGCGCATCCAAGGGAGGAACAGTATCCTTTCTGATTTCCACACCACAAACGGGTGTAGATTCTATTCTGGCTACTTTTTCGCTGCTTGGCCTGCCTTTTGCCATCATTAGGCCCGTAGCGGCTTTAATTACCGGGGTAAGTGGTGGCTTAATAACCAGTAAATTTACAACCAACGAAACTGTCAAAGCACCCATCGAGGAAAACACGGAAACGCATAAACCCCTTGGCCAGCGCATAAAAGATATGTTCAGATACGGCTTTGTGGATTTTATACAGGATATATCCAAATGGCTGGTGATAGGTCTGGTGCTGGCAGCTATTATTTCGGTGCTGATACCCAACGATTTTTTTAACGTAATCAATCTGCCGCCAATATTCCAAATGCTCCTGATTTTGGTGATATCCATACCTTTGTATATCTGTGCCACCGGAACCATCCCCCTGGCAGCGGTATTATTACTTAAAGGAATTAGCCCGGGTGCGGCCTTTGTGCTTCTGATGGCAGGCCCTGCATCCAACGCGGCAACCATAACCATGATTGGAAAAGTGCTGGGTAAAAAAAGTCTTTTCACGTATTTAGCCACCATCATTGTTGGTGCCTTAGGCTTTGGACTACTTATCGATTATGCGCTACCCACAGAATGGTTTACAGAAATTGCCCAGCAACACCTGGGACATCAACATGGCGAACACCTGAGTTGGTGGCAAATACTATCTGCCATCCTACTTTCAGGTTTAATTATCAACGGATACATACAGCAAAAACTAAGCGCAAAGCGTAATTTAATTCAACCAAAAAACAACATCATGGAAATTAAAACCATAAAAGTAGATGGGATGACTTGTAACCATTGCAAATCGAATGTAGAAAGCAATCTTGAAAAATTGAATTTTATAAATAAGGCGGAAGTCAATTTGGCGACAAAAACGGTAGAATTGCAAGGCAATAACATTGATATGGATAGCGCCAAACAAACCATTGAATCGCTGGGTTATACGCCTTTAGCTTAGTTTTGACTATTTTGTAAAAAGTGAGGTGAATGACATGAGACACATATGTTAGACCGGGTGCTTCTGCACCTTTTTCCTGCCAATCAAAACTGATTAATCGCAAGTTATTCACAATCTATCCCGCAGGATTACGCCGGTAAGCAACACTATTGATAATAAAACAAGTGATGATCCTCATCCCCGCACCTTAGGCTCGGAAATTGATCCCGAATACATGTTCGGGACAGGCTCTGTTTATCCTAAAAAAGAAGAGTTGTGGCCAGAGTAAAACCATAGTCGAATAAAGCCTCATGTATCTGTCGGATTTACAAAAAATACGATACGGTTCTGATTTGTAGCGAGCAGATTAAGA from Saccharicrinis carchari includes these protein-coding regions:
- the ilvA gene encoding threonine ammonia-lyase, whose translation is MPYSENKNSLPRFSDIINAQSVLQNIVKHTPLERSKSFSNLSGSDVYLKLENFQTTGSFKVRGAYYKIKNLSEQEKANGVLCASAGNHAQGVAFAASSLGVKSTVFMPQFAPPLKVIATRAYGAEVILSGDSFDDAFKAAVAFGKESGATFVHPFNDPYIIAGQGTIGLEIFEQIRDVDDVLVPIGGGGLIAGMAIALKQLNPRIRIIGVEADGAQSMKLSVEKGKAITLNSANTIADGIAVKSPGNLTLEVVRELVDELVVVNDAEMARTAYLLLQRAKILTEPSGVAAMAAVLFHKTNTKGRKVVPLVSGGNINMSILEQILDKGVMDDGMRARIQVLIPDLAGKLKLIVAILERMKANIHEIEHERSTTSVPVGHVQVTITFNLQDSAQLTNILSELDLQGMQYQVLT
- a CDS encoding UvrD-helicase domain-containing protein → MSQLKIYRASAGSGKTFTLTKEYLFLLFANPNSYLNTLAVTFTNKATGEMKSRILEKLFEISTNKTDDYVADLMAAFKLNEGEVRKKAQVLLSYLLHDFSNFSVSTIDSFFQRIIRSFAREAGLESGFKIELNTSGILQKAVDHLLMKIDLPEHAHLKDWLVRFAQQKLSQGKSWNLSNDLNSLGTEIFNELFQLESRDIFNSIGNKTHLQDYLNQILVIVKDFEAKMQNIGQQGSSVISKSGLPYDAFTGKSRTPLKYFEKLKELRDFEPTATLLKIIDEPEKWGRKENSLAINQQIADIYPSLNNLIKKALDLLEREFEIYNTAKVIAQNYFALGIIADIAREVQAICRDENIFLIADSSHFLHKIIDQNDTPFIYEKMGTRFQNFMIDEFQDTSKLQWLNFKPLIENSLATDQTSLIVGDVKQSIYRWRNSDWNLLANAVEHDFAQYGSQTLSLDKNWRSLSNIVAFNNTLFVSGAHAIQNDFNALFADHIQDQAFIAEFGNKISQAYADVHQHTPSNLAANQGHIRARFYAPDKALTYDERMLSDMVQHIEKLVAQGYRYSDFCVLVRKKDEGETVANALLSGTYSESGNGIPVISNESLFLSGSSAVNFMMAQIKYLHNPNNLILKAEMVLNHQLLHAPEHTMPIEVGKLFDLDTEKGFAQQAYEWINQLLTQRQKPLLELVEMLAYNLPPDIKEKQGIYIQAFINCTNQFIKDYFPDLSAFIEWWDDKGKTEAVAVPDNQEAIKIMTIHKSKGLEFKVVLIPYCNWKLDTEINNNIIWCRPNKTPFNQIPLLPVTYTSRLQNTQFKEDYFKERLYQYVDSLNLLYVATTRSCEVLLTYGDGPSKTYKKQLKSVSDLMYLTIDKQVYNKQPGFIDLAKYWDKENGLLCYGEIPKPGRNNNKSEMVSEVLKPFTNKLLDDVQIAIKTDSDDYFTTDGKQSKINYGKVMHEAFEYIRTAKDIDSALTKMLFEGKLSENEKQILNTQIASLISKPETKAWFDPANRVKSENAILTKSGTYRPDRVVFLDKEVHVIDYKFGDKQEPKYEKQVAQYVRQVKDMGHSKVKGYIWYVTLNKIVPVSTGFVQGSLF
- a CDS encoding diacylglycerol/lipid kinase family protein encodes the protein MTKKVLFLINPVSGIGKQKTVERSIETDLDHDNLSVDISYTRYKGHARELAGQAVGRYHAVVAVGGDGTVNEVASKLVGSDTALAIVPAGSGNGLARYMEIPMRMNKAVQCLNSFLEKRIDTMKVNQYCSVNVAGIGFDAHISHNFEGKRLRGPLGYLQLITSEFASYKSESYQLKIDGKTYNRKAFLVSFANSSQYGNNIHIAPNALINDGFIDVCIIPDFAKINAPAMVLSLLDKSLNKNDKDEVVRAKLIEIEHPTELKAHIDGEPVSLGNKATIQIQPLSLKIIVPPKTLIENSILDPLKEIIPNMAESLGFDAKWKTKLSEYFSGLYNP
- a CDS encoding phosphatase PAP2 family protein, whose protein sequence is MDALLQLDAQLLLWLNYFHTAFFDKAFWLTSDTLVWVPMYLVLLYAIVKGQKWQSWITVLALIVMVVLCDRISTDIFKYGFERLRPTHDEELKDIVKTVFGYRGGKFGFVSSHATNTIGLAVFSSLLFRNTYYTAFMLIWSVLVSYSRIYLGVHFPGDVIGGLLLGALLGYLVYKVYQIVMTRYAQAGHLKKKEIKKHIAATFNQRQIHQIIFTGLLTFVLILIFSKVMPV
- a CDS encoding permease, which codes for MEVMSYLQQFLTDFAIIMSEMSPYLLLGFFFAGLLYAFMPRQKIEQYFSGNALKSSVRASIFGIPLPLCSCGVIPTGAALYKNGASKGGTVSFLISTPQTGVDSILATFSLLGLPFAIIRPVAALITGVSGGLITSKFTTNETVKAPIEENTETHKPLGQRIKDMFRYGFVDFIQDISKWLVIGLVLAAIISVLIPNDFFNVINLPPIFQMLLILVISIPLYICATGTIPLAAVLLLKGISPGAAFVLLMAGPASNAATITMIGKVLGKKSLFTYLATIIVGALGFGLLIDYALPTEWFTEIAQQHLGHQHGEHLSWWQILSAILLSGLIINGYIQQKLSAKRNLIQPKNNIMEIKTIKVDGMTCNHCKSNVESNLEKLNFINKAEVNLATKTVELQGNNIDMDSAKQTIESLGYTPLA